The DNA region ATGGAGGTGGACAGCCCGATCATGGCGGACAGTGCGCCGGGGTTGGTGCCCAGGAAGGCCGTGGAGGAATCCAGCAGGCCGAACCGCGCGTAGATGATGGCGATGACGAACCCCAGCACGATGAGCAGCGAGCTGGACACGAGGATGGGGCCGGCCAGCCGTTTGAGCTCCAACAGCATGCCCGGGTAGTACATGGTGCCCACGGTGATGCCGATGAGAATTTCCACGGCGAGCTTGACGTTGGAGGGCAGGGTGATGTCGGCGCCTTTCAATGCCTTGAACAGCATGACGGCCACCATGGCGCCGATGAGGCCGCCGCCGGGAAAGCCGGTGCGGTTGAGGAGTATGCCGCCGGCTGCGCCGGCTGCGACGATCAGGATGATATCGACAACAGAGGTCATGGCTGTGTTCTCCTGGAAGTTGCGCGAATGCGCATGGCCGCATCCACCCCCGGGGGTGTACGCCTGTAGACCACGTCCGGCAAGTGCGCATGGCCGAAACGCGCTACGGAGCAGCCGCAGGCCAAGGTCCCCATGACGGCGAACGAAGCGC from Oceanidesulfovibrio marinus includes:
- a CDS encoding AbrB family transcriptional regulator translates to MTSVVDIILIVAAGAAGGILLNRTGFPGGGLIGAMVAVMLFKALKGADITLPSNVKLAVEILIGITVGTMYYPGMLLELKRLAGPILVSSSLLIVLGFVIAIIYARFGLLDSSTAFLGTNPGALSAMIGLSTSIDAQTPLVLAFHFTRIVLVILTAPFLLRLFNYLMR